One window from the genome of Marinobacter sp. es.048 encodes:
- the accB gene encoding acetyl-CoA carboxylase biotin carboxyl carrier protein, whose amino-acid sequence MDIRKIKKLIELLEESDVEELEIHEADDSVRISRRREPAAAPQYMSHYPAPAPQAAAPAAPAPAEEESSAPAAPTGHTLKSPMVGTFYRSPSPTAKAFVEVGQTVNVGDVVCIVEAMKMMNQIEADKSGTVTEILVENGQPVEFDQPLVAIS is encoded by the coding sequence ATGGATATTCGTAAAATCAAGAAACTGATCGAGCTGCTCGAGGAATCTGACGTTGAGGAGCTGGAGATTCACGAAGCCGACGATTCGGTACGCATCTCCCGGCGACGCGAGCCGGCCGCCGCCCCTCAGTACATGAGCCATTATCCGGCCCCGGCACCCCAGGCCGCTGCGCCTGCCGCCCCGGCTCCGGCTGAGGAAGAGTCCTCCGCACCTGCCGCCCCGACCGGCCATACCCTGAAGTCCCCGATGGTAGGCACGTTCTATCGCTCCCCATCGCCCACTGCCAAGGCGTTCGTGGAAGTCGGCCAGACCGTCAATGTCGGTGATGTAGTCTGCATCGTGGAAGCCATGAAGATGATGAACCAGATCGAGGCGGACAAAAGCGGAACCGTCACGGAGATCCTGGTCGAGAATGGCCAGCCGGTTGAGTTTGACCAGCCCCTGGTCGCCATTTCCTGA
- the aroQ gene encoding type II 3-dehydroquinate dehydratase produces the protein MSTILVLHGPNLNMLGTREPEVYGYETLADIDDRLRSMAAEHGHHLLHLQSNAEYELIERVHEARAEGVDFIIINPAAFTHTSVALRDAMLASGIPFIEVHLSNVHAREPFRHHSYFSDIAKGVICGLGSQGYDLALQAALKRIHR, from the coding sequence CAATTCTCGTACTCCATGGACCCAACCTCAACATGCTCGGCACACGCGAGCCGGAGGTCTATGGTTACGAGACACTGGCGGACATTGACGACCGCTTGCGGTCAATGGCGGCAGAGCACGGCCACCATCTGCTGCACCTGCAATCAAACGCCGAGTACGAACTGATTGAGCGGGTTCACGAGGCCCGGGCGGAAGGCGTGGATTTCATCATCATCAATCCGGCGGCTTTCACCCACACCAGTGTTGCCCTGCGGGATGCCATGCTGGCTTCGGGGATCCCCTTCATTGAAGTGCATCTTTCCAACGTGCATGCACGGGAACCGTTCCGGCATCACTCCTATTTCTCGGATATCGCCAAAGGCGTTATCTGTGGGCTGGGTAGCCAGGGGTACGACCTCGCACTCCAGGCGGCCCTGAAACGCATTCACCGATAG